The following coding sequences lie in one Trypanosoma brucei gambiense DAL972 chromosome 7, complete sequence genomic window:
- a CDS encoding retrotransposon hot spot (RHS) protein, putative: protein MIQNNGNMRNTQNVFNERFNRAQGEVQEQGGRQMQNPSVTGKRKSREEELYESLYYAKWSYVMSGYNQEPLGMKVFFGRPQHIWTEEEVDITPEHCEVDAELEERPTGLEIFVLTSKICNPSCGFQCSLISLYGGNGGHIYVRREMMRVWYIIQRKLNAWWVEKTESTPPTHIIIGIPGTGKSCGVGSFLLHSLLHFHEGMLDVVVYFTDAKAYLIYNKKGNEEGRVVLYKRKDVTNVIKEMRLKKRGHIIFDTDGPDETPPYETQYLGWGITTLNTPDTHYYEHWEKDYLSWNVILNCDDVRDIKAFVAWKKLSLFPNYTTLDENARAKVMEELEDEWRLVERRVDVVGPLPRYVFSKQSYTNRLQDISDYLRSLENEKKEEYETILEKYFTWKSEKVVHSLVKIVREGSGYGNLESYHCRPLSVAIGNMILCTLFATVATLMVEKHSESVYGKVGAYSLETRALVSLLFPRVFCVVTKHLNYLRRLGETEDKRSILKDMTPQQFQIFEQKFLPKTGQNAIGNCKYKVLYRSLEESKLFVDGFFFVEDCSRRVADMRDGFPQLGVASKTIVLIQITDNYRKEASVSELQEFMTNIARYFSDWDTFSRNMAWEMIYVNAIYGGVIKTRQRCVNNNTADAEQQTEETQVFWDGIDQYQITFDNKIQKELIIAYHEERKYRDAPAFTRKRGHE from the coding sequence ATGAttcaaaacaacggcaataTGAGAAATACTCAGAATGTGTTTAACGAACGGTTTAATCGTGCACAAGGTGAAGTGCAGGAACAAGGTGGACGACAGATGCAGAATCCATCGGTAactggaaaaaggaaatctcgtgaagaggagttataTGAGTCTCTGTATTATGCGAagtggagttatgtgatgtcagGTTATAATCAAGAGCCACtcggtatgaaggtattcTTTGGAAGACCACAACACATATGgacggaagaagaagtggaTATAACTCCTGAACATTGTGAAGTTGATGCGGAACTTGAGGAGAGACCCACTGGCCTGGAGATCTTTGTCCTTACATCAAAGATATGTAACCCATCATGCGGATTTCAATGTTCTCTCATTAGTTTATATGGGGGAAATGGAGGTCATATTTACGTCCGTCGTGAAATGATGCGTGTGTGGTATATAATACAACGAAAATTAAATGCatggtgggtggaaaagacagagagcacaccaccaacacacattATCATTGGTATTCCAGGGACTGGAAAATCATGTGgagttggatcatttttacttcattccctacttcacttccatgaaggaatgcttgatgtCGTTGTGTATTTCACGGATGCCAAAGCTTACCTTATATACAACAAGAAGGGGaatgaggaagggagggttgTATTGTACAAGAGAAAAGACGTCACTAATGTTATTAAAGAAATGCgtttgaaaaaaagagggcatattatttttgataCTGATGGACCTGATGAGACTCCGCCTTATGAGACCCAATATCTTGGGTGGGGCATAACTACACTCAACACTCCGGATACACACTATTATGAACATTGGGAGAAGGACTATTTAAGTTGGAATGTGATTTTAAACTGCGATGACGTACGTGACATTAAGGCGTTTGTGGCCTGGAAGAAACTGTCCCTATTTCCCAACTATACGACTCTCGATGAAAATGCTCGTGCGAAGGTTATGGAAGAACTAGAGGATGAGTGGAGGTTGGTGGAGAGACGTGTTGACGTTGTGGGGCCGCTGCCTCGTTATGTTTTCAGCAAGCAAAGTTACACCAACCGGCTGCAGGATATCAGTGATTACCTAAGAAGCCTagaaaatgagaagaaagaagagtaTGAAACGATTctggaaaaatattttacgtggaaaagtgaaaaagtgGTTCACAGTTTAGTGAAGATTGTACGGGAGGGGAGCGGATATGGCAACCTCGAATCATACCACTGTAGACCTCTATCAGTTGCCATTGGGAATATGATACTCTGTACGCTGTTTGCAACTGTTGCAACACTGATGGTTGAGAAACATAGTGAAAGCGTATACGGTAAGGTCGGAGCCTACTCGCTTGAAACAAGGGCTTTggtttcacttctctttcctagAGTCTTTTGTGTGGTCACAAAACATTTGAACTACCTCCGAAGACTCGGAGAGACGGAAGACAAGCGTAGCATCCTGAAAGATATGACCCCACAACAGTTTCAAATTTTTGAACAAAAGTTCTTACCAAAAACTGGACAGAATGCAATTGGAAACTGTAAATACAAGGTGCTCTACAGGTCATTGGAGGAGAGTAAGCTTTTTGTGGatggctttttctttgtggaagATTGCTCTAGAAGGGTTGCGGATATGAGGGATGGTTTTCCACAACTGGGAGTTGCCTCAAAGACTATTGTGCTTATTCAAATAACAGATAAttacaggaaagaagcaagtgTTTCAGAGTTACAGGAATTTATGACAAACATTGCAAGGTATTTTTCCGATTGGGATACCTTTTCTCGTAACATGGCATGGGAGATGATATATGTTAATGCTATTTATGGTGGTGTGATTAAGACGCGGCAACGATgtgtgaacaacaacaccgctgATGCTGAGCAACAAACTGAGGAAACACAAGTATTTTGGGATGGTATTGACCAGTATCAAATAACATTTGATAACAAGATACAGAAAGAGCTTATAATAGCGTATcatgaagagagaaaatatcgAGATGCACCAGCATTCACACGGAAACGAGGTCATGAGTAG